A single region of the Prevotella sp. HUN102 genome encodes:
- a CDS encoding U32 family peptidase, whose product MQTIELLAPAKNLECGIAAIDHGADAVYIGAAKFGARQSAGNSVEDIKALCDYAHQFGATVHVTVNTIIYDDELEDMLQLIKQLEEARVDALLIQDMGLLRAVKERLNTKVALHSSTQCDSRTIGKVKWLQSLGFERVVLARELSAKEISTIHEAVPELELEAFVHGALCVSYSGICYASQHCFDRSANRGACAQFCRMAFDLKDSDGTTIEKQRYLLSLKDMCQIDNLETLMRSGACAFKIEGRLKDINYVKNVVSAYSQRLNDIIAKHPNEFRRASQGRVEYYFTPDLNKTFNRGYTNYFMNGRQQNIFSPNTPKALGEYVGKVKEIRRDSFNVSSTSTFANGDGLCFINHQATNEGRKEILEGFRVNRAVGNRLYPFKMPQGLKPGTALYRNQDQAFEKELSGKSAERRVQVSMKFGLTEDGFSLKMALPNTDKEATATIAFAHQEAQKPQRDNIVRQLTKFGNTIYTCDNVELEEGADKLFVPSSVLAELRRNVVERFSKLSLVSKAIISPVKVAKPTETKRHFTYVNPSQYEKFPYLYNISNHEARSFYEEQGLDNMQPAYECSDMKAGNRQKSAASDPAILMQCRHCIRYSLGYCVIHGGRKPTWKEPLFLELGDKKRFKLEFDCKNCQMNIYSV is encoded by the coding sequence ATGCAGACAATAGAATTATTGGCACCGGCCAAAAACTTGGAATGTGGTATTGCAGCAATAGACCACGGTGCTGATGCCGTTTATATTGGTGCGGCAAAGTTTGGCGCACGCCAGTCTGCGGGCAATAGTGTTGAGGATATAAAGGCATTATGCGATTATGCACACCAGTTCGGGGCTACGGTACACGTAACTGTCAATACGATAATATACGACGATGAACTGGAGGATATGCTTCAGCTCATCAAGCAGTTGGAAGAAGCACGTGTTGATGCACTCCTCATACAGGATATGGGTTTGCTCAGAGCCGTGAAAGAGCGTCTGAACACGAAGGTTGCCCTTCATTCGAGCACACAGTGCGACAGCCGAACGATAGGCAAGGTAAAATGGTTGCAGTCGTTGGGATTCGAGCGTGTGGTTCTGGCCCGCGAACTGTCTGCAAAGGAAATCTCGACCATACACGAAGCTGTCCCGGAATTAGAGCTTGAAGCCTTCGTACACGGGGCATTATGTGTCAGTTATAGTGGCATCTGCTATGCTTCGCAGCATTGTTTCGACCGTTCGGCCAATCGTGGTGCGTGTGCGCAGTTCTGCCGTATGGCATTCGACCTGAAAGATTCAGACGGAACGACAATAGAGAAACAGCGTTATCTGTTGTCTCTGAAAGATATGTGCCAGATAGACAATCTCGAAACCTTGATGCGTTCCGGTGCCTGTGCGTTCAAGATAGAAGGACGATTGAAGGATATAAACTATGTGAAGAACGTTGTCTCTGCATACAGTCAGCGACTGAACGACATCATTGCGAAGCATCCGAATGAATTCAGGCGTGCATCACAGGGTAGGGTGGAGTATTACTTTACGCCCGACCTGAACAAGACTTTCAATCGTGGCTACACGAACTACTTTATGAACGGCCGCCAGCAGAATATCTTCTCTCCAAACACGCCGAAAGCATTAGGCGAATATGTTGGAAAAGTGAAGGAGATTCGCAGGGATTCGTTCAATGTTTCCAGTACATCGACTTTTGCAAACGGCGATGGCCTGTGTTTCATCAACCATCAGGCTACCAATGAAGGCAGAAAAGAAATACTGGAGGGCTTCCGTGTGAACAGAGCCGTAGGGAACAGGCTCTATCCGTTCAAGATGCCGCAGGGACTGAAACCGGGAACGGCACTTTACAGAAACCAAGATCAGGCTTTCGAGAAAGAATTGAGTGGAAAGAGTGCTGAAAGAAGAGTACAGGTGTCGATGAAATTCGGACTTACAGAAGATGGATTCTCGCTGAAGATGGCATTGCCAAACACGGATAAGGAAGCAACGGCAACGATAGCGTTTGCCCATCAGGAAGCACAGAAACCACAACGTGATAATATTGTCAGACAACTGACAAAGTTTGGCAATACCATCTATACCTGCGATAATGTAGAACTTGAGGAAGGAGCAGATAAGTTGTTTGTTCCCAGTAGTGTACTTGCCGAATTGAGAAGAAATGTTGTAGAACGATTTTCCAAACTTTCTTTGGTCAGCAAGGCGATTATTTCGCCTGTGAAAGTTGCAAAACCAACGGAAACGAAGCGGCATTTCACTTACGTTAATCCCTCGCAATACGAGAAATTTCCTTATCTTTATAACATTTCTAATCACGAAGCTCGTTCTTTCTACGAGGAACAGGGCTTGGATAATATGCAGCCCGCCTATGAATGTTCCGACATGAAAGCAGGGAACAGGCAGAAATCTGCTGCCAGCGACCCTGCCATTCTGATGCAATGCCGCCATTGCATACGCTATTCTCTCGGCTATTGCGTGATTCACGGCGGCAGAAAACCAACTTGGAAAGAACCGTTGTTCCTCGAATTGGGCGACAAGAAACGCTTCAAGTTGGAGTTTGACTGCAAGAATTGTCAGATGAATATTTACTCAGTATAA
- a CDS encoding zinc ribbon domain-containing protein: MVTDGCYHKKTPSSFHLPDSIQEAQISKRLLSNHDSLIEEAKTVRSEWHGGTNPIDSFNFRVRHHYSQGFNFVVRTDTLMLIRQQPEETVNKLEIDSFPVIQGKSMAVADIRIVPNDSIDSVWVQLATEDFAFGWIQEGRLLKNVDPDDPISQFISMFSNSHLLIFLVVISLIAVGYLMRKIHRRNANIVHWNDINSFYPTLLALIVALSAAFYASIQLFAPETWREFYFHPSLNPFSQPLLLNIFLVLVWGMLIIGIAALDDVRRLLKSGDAVLYLSGLAAVCAVNYIVFSILTLYYIGYLLLIVYIYYAVRVWYRKHSDTYECGNCGARLHRKGRCPHCGVINE, translated from the coding sequence ATGGTTACAGATGGCTGTTACCATAAGAAGACCCCATCTTCATTCCATCTTCCCGACAGTATTCAGGAAGCGCAGATTTCCAAACGCCTTCTCTCTAATCACGATTCTCTGATAGAAGAGGCAAAGACGGTGCGTTCAGAATGGCACGGAGGCACGAATCCCATAGATTCTTTCAATTTCCGTGTGAGGCACCACTATTCGCAAGGATTCAACTTCGTGGTGCGCACGGATACTCTGATGCTGATTCGGCAGCAACCCGAGGAAACCGTCAATAAACTGGAGATAGATTCTTTCCCCGTTATTCAGGGAAAATCAATGGCCGTGGCCGATATTCGCATCGTACCCAACGACAGTATAGATTCTGTTTGGGTGCAGTTGGCAACAGAAGATTTCGCTTTTGGATGGATTCAGGAAGGCAGGTTGCTGAAAAATGTTGATCCCGACGACCCTATTTCGCAGTTCATTTCTATGTTCTCCAATTCCCATTTGCTGATATTCCTTGTTGTGATTTCCCTGATAGCAGTGGGCTATCTGATGCGGAAGATACACCGGAGGAATGCAAATATCGTGCATTGGAACGACATCAATTCATTCTATCCAACGCTCTTGGCACTCATTGTAGCCCTTTCGGCAGCTTTCTATGCGAGCATTCAGCTCTTTGCTCCCGAAACTTGGCGTGAGTTCTATTTCCACCCGTCGCTCAATCCCTTCTCGCAACCCTTATTGCTGAACATATTTCTTGTGTTGGTGTGGGGAATGTTGATAATCGGAATCGCCGCATTGGATGATGTCCGACGTCTGTTGAAGTCGGGCGATGCCGTGCTCTACCTGAGCGGACTGGCTGCCGTCTGCGCTGTAAACTATATTGTCTTTTCTATTCTCACATTATATTATATAGGTTATCTGCTTCTGATAGTCTATATTTACTATGCCGTCAGAGTTTGGTATCGCAAGCACAGCGACACTTACGAATGTGGAAACTGTGGTGCCCGTCTGCACAGAAAGGGAAGATGTCCGCATTGCGGCGTAATCAATGAATAG